In a single window of the Paracholeplasma morum genome:
- a CDS encoding DUF6329 domain-containing protein produces the protein MKVKFETRAFKEQIIPQDDFVVEKVVEISQRRFNKFLDDMLGDYDFIKAHKDLMYTDSNNVWHAILVTAKELDYGILVQADGSSYARYSAFIRKSEIGGLNNGKTTIA, from the coding sequence AATTTGAAACGAGAGCATTCAAAGAACAGATTATTCCACAGGATGATTTTGTAGTTGAGAAAGTCGTTGAGATATCACAAAGACGGTTTAATAAGTTCTTAGATGATATGCTTGGCGATTATGATTTCATAAAGGCTCACAAAGATTTAATGTATACAGACAGCAACAACGTATGGCATGCAATATTAGTAACAGCTAAAGAATTAGACTATGGAATTCTTGTTCAAGCAGATGGTTCAAGTTATGCTAGATACTCCGCATTTATAAGAAAAAGTGAGATTGGAGGATTGAACAATGGAAAAACAACTATCGCTTAA